Proteins encoded by one window of Salicibibacter halophilus:
- a CDS encoding FIMAH domain-containing protein, with protein sequence MKLGKTSLMLFAAFPLVSAPMLSGSQTAYANEVGLAEFPAPVDDESWVLPRDMTWDDYQSVPGINWQDTDIEPDREIRGAIILVDFPDQEFILTEPEGSDPAGNPIDASEVPEEELGDWWEDFLNTPQELNNHRTVDEFWMENSYGEWGVELDAFGPYTMEHNEFQYGLNEFDQQEYMPEGYEAQDLVPDAQEAAQEDIENSGVDYDFEFIVHSGYDESSLWQEFGEMMFEGPEDVPDEFGSPYEDHPNWADTRYVDWTSWFAARSIWSHAYAGGSVQAENSGQSVFAHEFGHIEGLGDNYNNPYADPVSRSYSGPWELMSRGAFNGPGGPHTRWMIPATEGSSAPSHHMLRNKIKQDFVTEGEDYLEVDRDDLAEEGPVFEDILARAVPSGSDFEHDKLQGINVTMDEDKTPRNYLEDDWRADMQAGEDWYDNYTIEVVDQVGFDSFQPDAGVLLAKTKDEEQAPFIWAIDAHPDDIDEVDFERPDGTTEMLSKGDYQQLADALFKAGTADGVVSEYTDEDNRLHFYVLDKNEDEDGALSYRTAVRHMDEAGPYERGVDVETSTVERAEAGNIAAYNFSVANSGEETDLVRVDVDIEDGWEYMHEHEVIEVEAGETVDVPVYVEMPENGHAPSNITFSATSETDDEETESAERGVGVSAASMEALVEQYEEDGAFEEAEAPHALTRHLTAVSHYEEQEEPEKVINHMEGLKDLLDHQIDNGLITEEAFEELIAYTDELIEKLD encoded by the coding sequence ATGAAACTGGGAAAAACATCACTTATGCTTTTCGCAGCTTTTCCGCTTGTTTCTGCTCCCATGCTTAGTGGTAGCCAAACAGCATACGCGAATGAGGTTGGCCTTGCCGAGTTTCCCGCCCCCGTTGATGACGAGTCGTGGGTTTTGCCCAGGGATATGACGTGGGATGATTATCAGTCAGTCCCGGGAATAAATTGGCAAGATACAGATATTGAACCGGATCGGGAAATTAGAGGAGCCATCATTCTCGTTGATTTCCCGGACCAGGAATTTATTTTAACTGAGCCGGAAGGATCCGATCCGGCCGGGAATCCTATTGATGCCAGCGAAGTTCCCGAGGAAGAACTCGGTGATTGGTGGGAAGATTTTCTCAATACACCGCAAGAACTCAATAACCATCGAACAGTTGATGAGTTTTGGATGGAAAATTCTTATGGGGAATGGGGCGTAGAGCTGGATGCTTTCGGCCCTTATACCATGGAACACAACGAATTCCAGTACGGGCTCAACGAGTTTGACCAGCAGGAATACATGCCTGAAGGTTATGAAGCTCAAGATCTTGTCCCTGATGCGCAAGAAGCGGCTCAAGAGGATATTGAAAATTCCGGTGTTGATTATGACTTCGAATTTATCGTTCATTCAGGGTATGACGAATCTTCGTTGTGGCAGGAATTTGGAGAAATGATGTTTGAGGGACCTGAGGATGTTCCGGATGAATTCGGTTCTCCGTACGAAGATCATCCTAACTGGGCGGACACTCGCTACGTCGATTGGACTTCATGGTTTGCGGCCAGAAGCATCTGGTCTCACGCATATGCTGGGGGATCCGTGCAGGCTGAAAATAGCGGGCAATCCGTGTTCGCTCATGAATTCGGACATATTGAAGGCCTTGGTGATAATTACAACAACCCTTATGCCGACCCTGTTTCAAGGTCCTACTCGGGTCCTTGGGAACTTATGAGCCGTGGAGCTTTCAATGGTCCTGGAGGTCCGCACACCCGGTGGATGATTCCGGCAACGGAAGGTTCGAGCGCTCCTTCCCACCATATGCTTAGGAATAAAATAAAGCAGGATTTCGTCACTGAAGGGGAAGATTATCTGGAGGTTGACCGTGATGACCTCGCAGAAGAAGGACCGGTGTTCGAAGATATTTTAGCGCGGGCGGTGCCCTCCGGTTCGGATTTTGAGCATGATAAGCTGCAAGGCATTAATGTCACAATGGATGAGGATAAGACACCGAGAAACTACTTGGAAGATGATTGGCGGGCAGATATGCAGGCCGGCGAGGATTGGTATGATAACTACACGATTGAGGTTGTGGATCAGGTTGGCTTTGACTCTTTCCAACCGGATGCCGGTGTACTGCTGGCGAAAACTAAAGACGAAGAGCAGGCGCCTTTCATATGGGCCATTGACGCACACCCTGATGATATCGACGAAGTGGATTTTGAAAGACCGGACGGGACAACGGAAATGCTCTCTAAAGGGGATTACCAACAACTGGCGGATGCGCTCTTTAAAGCAGGAACCGCGGATGGTGTTGTCAGCGAGTATACCGATGAGGATAATCGTCTCCATTTTTACGTATTGGATAAAAACGAAGATGAAGACGGGGCTCTGTCCTACCGGACGGCAGTCCGGCACATGGATGAAGCAGGTCCGTATGAACGCGGTGTAGACGTTGAAACTAGCACGGTGGAACGTGCCGAGGCCGGAAATATAGCAGCATACAATTTCAGTGTAGCGAACAGCGGCGAAGAAACAGATCTTGTCCGTGTAGACGTCGACATTGAAGATGGCTGGGAATACATGCATGAACATGAAGTCATTGAAGTAGAGGCCGGGGAGACAGTCGATGTGCCGGTATATGTGGAAATGCCCGAAAATGGACATGCCCCTTCTAATATCACCTTCTCTGCGACTTCTGAAACAGACGATGAAGAAACAGAATCCGCAGAACGAGGAGTAGGCGTAAGCGCGGCAAGTATGGAAGCTCTTGTTGAGCAGTATGAAGAAGACGGGGCATTTGAAGAGGCGGAAGCTCCTCATGCCTTAACACGACATTTAACAGCCGTGAGTCATTATGAGGAACAAGAAGAACCTGAGAAGGTCATCAATCATATGGAAGGTCTTAAAGATTTGCTTGATCATCAGATCGACAATGGATTGATTACGGAAGAGGCATTTGAGGAGCTTATCGCTTATACGGATGAGTTGATAGAGAAGTTGGATTGA